A window of the Cynocephalus volans isolate mCynVol1 chromosome 10, mCynVol1.pri, whole genome shotgun sequence genome harbors these coding sequences:
- the ABHD17A gene encoding alpha/beta hydrolase domain-containing protein 17A isoform X1, giving the protein MNGLSVSELCCLFCCPPCPGRIAAKLAFLPPESTYSLVAEPELGAGAAPSGTLRASAGTPGRWKLHLTERADFQYSQRELDTIEVFQTKSARGNRISCMYVRCAPGARYTVLFSHGNAVDLGQMSSFYVGLGSRISCNVFSYDYSGYGVSSGKPSEKNLYADIDAAWQALRTRYGISPDSIILYGQSIGTVPTVDLASRYECAAVVLHSPLTSGMRVAFPDTKKTYCFDAFPNIEKVSKITSPVLIIHGTEDEVIDFSHGLALYERCPKAVEPLWVEGAGHNDIELYSQYLERLRRFISQELPSQRA; this is encoded by the exons ATGAACGGCCTGTCGGTGAGCGAACTCTGCTGCCTCTTCTGCTGCCCACCCTGCCCCGGCCGCATCGCTGCCAAGCTCGCCTTCCTGCCGCCAGAGTCCACCTACTCGCTGGTGGCTGAACCAGAGCTGGGGGCCGGGGCCGCCCCCTCAGGGACGCTGCGGGCCTCGGCAGGCACCCCCGGGCGCTGGAAGCTCCACCTAACAGAGCGCGCTGACTTCCAGTACAGCCAGCGCGAGCTCGACACCATCGAGGTCTTCCAGACCAAAAGCGCCCGTGGCAACCGCATCTCCTGCATGTACGTGCGTTGCGCGCCTGGCGCCAG GTACACGGTTCTCTTCTCGCACGGCAACGCGGTGGACCTGGGCCAGATGAGCAGCTTCTACGTTGGCCTGGGCTCCCGCATCAGCTGCAACGTCTTCTCCTATGACTACTCCGGCTACGGCGTTAGCTCCGGCAAGCCCTCCGAGAAGAACCTCTACGCCGACATCGACGCCGCCTGGCAGGCCCTGCGCACCAG GTACGGCATCAGCCCGGACAGCATCATCCTGTACGGGCAGAGCATCGGCACGGTGCCCACCGTGGACCTGGCCTCGCGCTACGAGTGCGCCGCGGTGGTGCTGCACTCGCCGCTCACCTCGGGCATGCGCGTCGCCTTCCCCGACACCAAGAAGACCTACTGCTTCGACGCGTTCCCCAA CATCGAGAAGGTGTCCAAGATCACGTCGCCCGTGCTCATTATCCACGGCACCGAGGACGAGGTGATCGACTTCTCGCACGGCCTGGCGCTCTACGAGCGCTGCCCCAAGGCCGTGGAGCCGCTGTGGGTGGAGGGCGCCGGGCACAACGACATCGAGCTCTACAGCCAGTACCTGGAGCGTCTGCGCCGCTTCATCTCCCAGGAGCTGCCTAGCCAGCGCGCCTAG
- the ABHD17A gene encoding alpha/beta hydrolase domain-containing protein 17A isoform X2 — protein sequence MNGLSVSELCCLFCCPPCPGRIAAKLAFLPPESTYSLVAEPELGAGAAPSGTLRASAGTPGRWKLHLTERADFQYSQRELDTIEVFQTKSARGNRISCMYTVLFSHGNAVDLGQMSSFYVGLGSRISCNVFSYDYSGYGVSSGKPSEKNLYADIDAAWQALRTRYGISPDSIILYGQSIGTVPTVDLASRYECAAVVLHSPLTSGMRVAFPDTKKTYCFDAFPNIEKVSKITSPVLIIHGTEDEVIDFSHGLALYERCPKAVEPLWVEGAGHNDIELYSQYLERLRRFISQELPSQRA from the exons ATGAACGGCCTGTCGGTGAGCGAACTCTGCTGCCTCTTCTGCTGCCCACCCTGCCCCGGCCGCATCGCTGCCAAGCTCGCCTTCCTGCCGCCAGAGTCCACCTACTCGCTGGTGGCTGAACCAGAGCTGGGGGCCGGGGCCGCCCCCTCAGGGACGCTGCGGGCCTCGGCAGGCACCCCCGGGCGCTGGAAGCTCCACCTAACAGAGCGCGCTGACTTCCAGTACAGCCAGCGCGAGCTCGACACCATCGAGGTCTTCCAGACCAAAAGCGCCCGTGGCAACCGCATCTCCTGCAT GTACACGGTTCTCTTCTCGCACGGCAACGCGGTGGACCTGGGCCAGATGAGCAGCTTCTACGTTGGCCTGGGCTCCCGCATCAGCTGCAACGTCTTCTCCTATGACTACTCCGGCTACGGCGTTAGCTCCGGCAAGCCCTCCGAGAAGAACCTCTACGCCGACATCGACGCCGCCTGGCAGGCCCTGCGCACCAG GTACGGCATCAGCCCGGACAGCATCATCCTGTACGGGCAGAGCATCGGCACGGTGCCCACCGTGGACCTGGCCTCGCGCTACGAGTGCGCCGCGGTGGTGCTGCACTCGCCGCTCACCTCGGGCATGCGCGTCGCCTTCCCCGACACCAAGAAGACCTACTGCTTCGACGCGTTCCCCAA CATCGAGAAGGTGTCCAAGATCACGTCGCCCGTGCTCATTATCCACGGCACCGAGGACGAGGTGATCGACTTCTCGCACGGCCTGGCGCTCTACGAGCGCTGCCCCAAGGCCGTGGAGCCGCTGTGGGTGGAGGGCGCCGGGCACAACGACATCGAGCTCTACAGCCAGTACCTGGAGCGTCTGCGCCGCTTCATCTCCCAGGAGCTGCCTAGCCAGCGCGCCTAG